One genomic region from Prunus dulcis unplaced genomic scaffold, ALMONDv2, whole genome shotgun sequence encodes:
- the LOC117613429 gene encoding phytosulfokine receptor 2-like: MAMEKTLQAVLAATGSFFAITVVFACIYLFWKGSKRKSTRSRYTRPVRNPPATALTSVTVDESFSVDPSLKVSMEEVVKATKNFSADLVVGDGGFGFVYKAQFSDGRIVAVKKLDPDAFQGFREFQAEMETLSKLRHPNIVKILGYCVSGADRILIYEFIERGNLDRWLNDSSSCDGDGYDDGAGFRVPLSWKTRIKIVRGVANGLAFLHGLDKPIIHRDIKASNVLLDSEFEAHIADFGLARRMDASRSHVSTQFAGTMGYMPPEYKEGFTGATVRADVFSFGVLMLEVATGKRPNLPTKFDGKEMGLVEWARKMEAQNCQMEMVDPVISKDDLDEANVKEYFRIACHCAGEISRERPPMREVIEMLNQISI; the protein is encoded by the coding sequence ATGGCCATGGAGAAAACCCTCCAAGCCGTTCTTGCGGCTACAGGCAGCTTCTTCGCCATAACCGTAGTCTTCGCCTGCATCTACCTCTTCTGGAAGGGCTCCAAACGCAAATCGACCCGCTCCCGTTACACCCGACCCGTCCGCAACCCGCCCGCCACCGCCCTCACCTCCGTTACCGTCGACGAAAGCTTTTCCGTCGATCCCTCGCTCAAGGTCTCCATGGAAGAGGTCGTCAAGGCCACCAAGAATTTCTCCGCCGATCTCGTCGTAGGCGACGGCGGCTTCGGCTTCGTCTACAAGGCCCAGTTCTCCGACGGCCGCATCGTCGCCGTCAAGAAGCTCGATCCCGACGCCTTCCAAGGGTTTCGCGAATTTCAGGCGGAGATGGAAACCCTAAGTAAGCTCCGGCACCCAAATATCGTTAAGATTTTGGGATATTGTGTCTCCGGCGCCGATAGGATATTGATTTATGAGTTTATTGAGCGGGGCAATCTGGACCGTTGGCTTAACGACTCGTCGTCATGCGACGGTGATGGGTATGATGACGGGGCCGGGTTTAGAGTACCGTTATCTTGGAAAACGAGGATTAAGATCGTTAGGGGTGTGGCTAATGGGCTGGCTTTTTTGCATGGGTTGGACAAGCCCATTATTCATAGGGATATCAAGGCTAGTAATGTGTTGTTGGATTCGGAGTTTGAGGCCCATATTGCTGATTTCGGGCTGGCTCGGAGGATGGACGCCTCCCGTTCGCATGTCTCGACGCAGTTTGCCGGTACCATGGGGTACATGCCGCCGGAGTACAAGGAAGGGTTCACGGGGGCAACCGTGAGAGCCGATGTGTTTAGCTTTGGGGTTTTGATGTTGGAGGTTGCGACCGGAAAACGGCCCAATTTGCCCACGAAGTTCGACGGCAAAGAAATGGGCTTGGTGGAATGGGCCAGGAAAATGGAGGCCCAAAACTGCCAAATGGAAATGGTCGACCCTGTTATTTCGAAGGACGACTTGGATGAAGCCAATGTGAAGGAGTATTTTAGGATTGCTTGTCATTGTGCTGGTGAGATTTCAAGAGAAAGGCCCCCAATGAGAGAGGTGATTGAAATGTTAAATCAAATTTCGATCTGA